From the Lysobacter soyae genome, the window TGTGCGCATGGAAGTGTTTCGGCATACCGAGTTGCTGCAAACGCTGGTCGGCGCAGTACTCGAGGTAGGCGCGCATATCCCGCAACGACAAGCCGGCCACGCCGCCTGACAAGGTGTCTTCCGCAAAGGCGTACTCGCAGTCGACGGCTTCCTTCAGCATCTCGACCACGCGCGCCTGCAAATCCGCATCGAACAGGCCGGGTTCTTCGGCACGTACGGTGTCGATCACTTCAAACGCGAACGCCATGTGCGCACTCTCATCACGAAACACCCAGTTGGTGCCCGAGGCCAGCCCATGCAAGAGTCCGCGTGAGCGCAGGTAATACACATAGGCAAACGCACCGAAGAAGAACAGCCCTTCGATACAGGCGGCAAAGCACACCAGATTGAGCAAGAATGTCTGGCGCTGCTCACGTGTCTCGATGCGCTGCAAATCTTGCAGGCTGTTGATCCACTTGAAACAGAAGTCCGCTTTCTTGCGAATGGACGGAATCGTCTCGACAGCGGCGAACGCTTTGGCACGTGCCGCAGGATCGGGCAGATAGGTGTCGAGCAAGGTCAGATAGAACTGCACGTGCAGGGCTTCTTCATACAACTGCCGTGACAAGTACATCCGCGCTTCCGGTGCGTTGATGTGCTGGTAAAGATTCAGCACCAGGTTGTTGGCGACGATGGAATCGCCGGTGGCGAAAAATGCCACCAAACGTTCTATCAGGTGCCGCTCGGCCTCGCCGAATTTGTGCGCCAGATCTTTCACGTCCAAGGAGAAATCCACTTCCTCCACCGTCCAGGTGTTGCGGATGGCGCTGCGATACATCTCGTAGAACTTCGGGTAGCGCATCGGACGGAGGGTGAGCTCGAAACCCGGATCGAGCAGGTGTTTTCCAGCAGTCATTGGCAGGCCTCACAGGTTTCAGGATTTTCAAGCGAACAGGCGAGCGCCGCTTGATCGGAGACAGTGCCGGCCAAGGTGGTTTTGGCGATGCGGGTCGCCGGACGCGAACGCAGGTAGTAGGTCGTTTTGACGCCGCGCTTCCAGGCATACATGTACATCGACGACATCGCGCCGATGTTCGGATTTTCCATAAACAAATTGAGTGAGGCCGACTGATCAATGAATGCACCGCGGTCGGCGGCCATGTCGATCAAGCCGCGCATCGGCACTTCCCAAGTCGTCCGGTACACGTCTCGCAACACCTGCGGAATCGACGCGATCCCTTGAATCGAGCCTTCCGCATGTTTGATCGATTCACGCATTTCAGCGGTCCAAAGCCCCAGTTTCTTGAGCTCATCCACCAAGTAGCGGTTCACCTGCAGGAAGTCGCCGGACAAAGTTTCGCGCTTGAACAAATTGCTGGTTTGCGGTTCGACGCACTCGTAGCAGCCGGCAATGGAGGCGATGGTCGCGGTCGGGGCAATCGCAATCAGCAAGGAATTGCGCAAGCCATTCGCTTGAATCCTTGCCCGCAAGGCTTGCCAGCGTTCACTGTCGGCAGGCACCACACCCCAACTGTCGAATTGCAATTCACCGTAGGCGGCGCGCGTCTCGTTGAAATTCGGATGCGCACCGCGTTCGATGGCCAACTC encodes:
- a CDS encoding ribonucleotide-diphosphate reductase subunit beta; the encoded protein is MTAGKHLLDPGFELTLRPMRYPKFYEMYRSAIRNTWTVEEVDFSLDVKDLAHKFGEAERHLIERLVAFFATGDSIVANNLVLNLYQHINAPEARMYLSRQLYEEALHVQFYLTLLDTYLPDPAARAKAFAAVETIPSIRKKADFCFKWINSLQDLQRIETREQRQTFLLNLVCFAACIEGLFFFGAFAYVYYLRSRGLLHGLASGTNWVFRDESAHMAFAFEVIDTVRAEEPGLFDADLQARVVEMLKEAVDCEYAFAEDTLSGGVAGLSLRDMRAYLEYCADQRLQQLGMPKHFHAHNPFPFMDLQDVQELTNFFERRVSAYQVGVSGEVAFDQAF